The Apium graveolens cultivar Ventura chromosome 11, ASM990537v1, whole genome shotgun sequence genome has a window encoding:
- the LOC141697183 gene encoding TMV resistance protein N-like isoform X3, giving the protein MTLDVAKYPVGLDCRVKAISTLLKSDTEGVIRIGIHGMGGVGKTTLAKAVYNQHCQRFQGSCFLANVREASRTEQGLVCLQKQLIGDVLKRNNINIGNVDQGIELIRARICSRKVLIVIDDLDDPKPLEVLEGSFSPGSVIILTTRNEDLLDSLEVEAKYKVTELDDDQSLQLFAQHAFGDNKLSEKFTELSKVILNRAGGLPLALKIFGSNMVNKPEEDWKWFIDRLNRAPIDDIEKKLLVSFDALKPIDPVLQEIFLDVAYFYIGQEIEPVVKIMETCYTYVDRSIDILKKRCMITIDEYGILGMHDLLRDMGREIARNNSPEEPGKHSRLWVPEDIGTVLKNRKGTKTIQGIISNNFNYKNEVEEVTFTAESFQKMSKLRFLYLNNVNLTGSFEQTFEDLRWLYWECCPLTSLPSEFYPEKLVTLELPRSKIIRMWEQNMVSQDFVKLKTLNMSNSSNLITTPDFTRLPYLKTLNLGGCSILEEVHLSIGSLMTLVDLDLRNCSKLRTLPSSICNLIALEILTIAGCSSLEVLPIELGYIESLEVLNAWGLTVSTLPDSIGDLSNLVELRLSYNDNLKTLPDSICNLTSLEILDFRSCEKLVEVSDGLGNITSLSELRASNATQLKTIPDISQLSILTELDLSGCHHLLSIAELPSNLKWLNATSCTSLVRLPDLSNLKQLVMLNLNNCRSLTEIQGLERLASLKVLTLRGCNSSLLAYTLTEHFFQVFSGFGHIMDIMISSAEYPHWISQSSDLVKQMSFDLPPDASDNLQAIVFCFECGGTFKIDYFVKNTTSDFMWCNRTYAQNDNDSLMLIVPRSILSTTDAISRIEVKSNVEMIYGIHLLYKTEITMISADDSDVVNVEDEDSYHYE; this is encoded by the exons ATGACATTGGATGTTGCCAAATATCCAGTTGGGTTGGATTGTCGTGTTAAAGCCATATCAACGCTGTTAAAAAGTGACACAGAAGGTGTCATTAGGATCGGTATACATGGTATGGGTGGAGTTGGTAAAACAACTCTTGCTAAAGCTGTGTATAACCAACACTGTCAACGATTTCAGGGCAGCTGCTTCTTAGCGAACGTTAGGGAGGCTTCAAGAACAGAACAAGGCCTAGTATGTTTACAAAAGCAACTTATTGGCGATGTTCTTAAACGTAACAACATTAACATTGGCAATGTTGACCAAGGAATTGAGTTGATAAGAGCCAGAATTTGTTCAAGAAAAGTCCTAATTGTTATTGATGATTTAGATGACCCAAAACCACTGGAAGTTTTGGAAGGATCATTTTCTCCAGGAAGCGTAATTATATTAACGACAAGAAATGAAGATCTGTTGGATTCACTGGAAGTGGAAGCCAAATACAAGGTGACTGAACTGGATGATGATCAGTCACTTCAACTTTTTGCACAGCATGCATTTGGAGATAATAAACTGTCCGAGAAATTCACAGAATTGTCTAAAGTTATTCTAAATCGTGCTGGAGGGCTTCCGTTAGCTCTTAAAATATTTGGCTCGAACATGGTTAACAAACCTGAGGAGGACTGGAAATGGTTCATCGACAGACTGAATCGTGCTCCCATTGACGATATAGAGAAAAAACTTTTGGTCAGCTTTGATGCTTTGAAACCGATTGATCCTGTGTTGCAGGAAATATTCCTGGATGTTGCGTATTTTTACATTGGACAGGAGATAGAACCGGTTGTTAAAATAATGGAAACTTGTTACACGTACGTTGATCGTAGTATTGACATTCTAAAGAAAAGGTGTATGATAACGATTGATGAGTATGGGATTTTGGGGATGCATGATCTGCTTCGGGATATGGGCAGGGAAATTGCACGCAACAACTCTCCTGAGGAGCCCGGAAAACATAGTAGATTGTGGGTACCAGAAGATATAGGCACTGTGTTGAAGAATCGTAAG GGGACAAAAACAATTCAAGGTATCATCTCGAACAATTTCAACTACAAGAATGAAGTGGAGGAAGTAACATTTACTGCGGAATCATTTCAAAAGATGAGTAAATTGAGATTTTTGTACCTCAATAACGTAAATCTCACTGGAAGCTTTGAACAGACATTTGAAGATTTGAGGTGGCTTTATTGGGAGTGTTGTCCTCTGACAAGCTTACCTTCTGAATTTTACCCCGAAAAACTGGTTACCCTTGAGTTGCCTCGTAGCAAAATAATAAGAATGTGGGAGCAAAACATG GTTTCGCAGGATTTTGTAAAGTTGAAGACTCTAAACATGTCGAACTCTTCAAATTTAATTACAACACCAGATTTCACTAGATTACCGTATCTTAAAACTCTAAATCTTGGGGGCTGTAGTATTTTGGAGGAGGTCCACCTCTCAATTGGAAGTTTAATGACTCTTGTTGACTTGGATTTGCGGAATTGTTCTAAACTTAGAACTCTCCCAAGCAGTATTTGTAACTTGATAGCATTAGAAATTTTAACTATTGCTGGTTGCAGTAGTCTGGAAGTATTGCCTATAGAACTGGGGTACATTGAATCCCTTGAGGTGCTTAATGCATGGGGGCTAACTGTCTCAACGTTACCTGATTCTATCGGAGATCTAAGTAATCTGGTTGAGCTGAGATTATCATATAACGATAACCTTAAAACTCTTCCAGACAGCATTTGTAACCTCACATCACTGGAAATTCTAGATTTCCGTTCTTGTGAGAAGCTAGTAGAAGTGTCAGATGGACTTGGGAATATTACAAGCTTAAGCGAGCTACGTGCAAGTAATGCTACTCAATTAAAAACGATTCCTGATATTAGTCAGCTTTCAATTTTAACAGAACTTGATCTTAGTGGTTGTCATCATCTACTGTCCATCGCAGAACTTCCCTCTAATCTGAAATGGTTAAATGCAACCAGTTGTACATCTTTAGTAAGATTACCAGACCTATCCAATTTAAAACAGTTGGTGATGTTAAACCTCAACAATTGTAGAAGTTTGACGGAGATTCAAGGCTTGGAGCGACTTGCCTCTCTAAAAGTACTTACGTTGAGAGGTTGCAACTCTTCTCTTTTGGCATACACATTGACAGAGCACTTCTTTCAG GTATTTTCTGGTTTTGGGCATATAATGGATATTATGATTTCATCAGCAGAGTATCCACACTGGATTAgtcaatcaagtgacttggtgAAACAAATGTCATTCGATCTGCCTCCAGATGCGTCAGATAATCTCCAGGCGATTGTTTTTTGCTTTGAATGTGGGGGTACATTTAAAATTGATTATTTTGTTAAGAATACCACAAGCGATTTTATGTGGTGCAACCGTACTTATGCTCAGAATGACAATGATTCATTGATGCTAATAGTACCAAGATCAATCTTGTCAACCACAGATGCTATTAGCAGAATTGAAGTAAAATCAAATGTAGAAATGATTTATGGGATTCATCTGCTGTACAAAACGGAGATTACAATGATTAGCGCAGATGACAGCGACGTGGTCAATGTAGAAGATGAAGATAGCTACCATTATGAATGA
- the LOC141697183 gene encoding TMV resistance protein N-like isoform X2: protein MEHQFGSQHTHTTVEEVVACGQYRFRRVKLSQADIIDEVVDRVLLAINPMTLDVAKYPVGLDCRVKAISTLLKSDTEGVIRIGIHGMGGVGKTTLAKAVYNQHCQRFQGSCFLANVREASRTEQGLVCLQKQLIGDVLKRNNINIGNVDQGIELIRARICSRKVLIVIDDLDDPKPLEVLEGSFSPGSVIILTTRNEDLLDSLEVEAKYKVTELDDDQSLQLFAQHAFGDNKLSEKFTELSKVILNRAGGLPLALKIFGSNMVNKPEEDWKWFIDRLNRAPIDDIEKKLLVSFDALKPIDPVLQEIFLDVAYFYIGQEIEPVVKIMETCYTYVDRSIDILKKRCMITIDEYGILGMHDLLRDMGREIARNNSPEEPGKHSRLWVPEDIGTVLKNRKGTKTIQGIISNNFNYKNEVEEVTFTAESFQKMSKLRFLYLNNVNLTGSFEQTFEDLRWLYWECCPLTSLPSEFYPEKLVTLELPRSKIIRMWEQNMDFVKLKTLNMSNSSNLITTPDFTRLPYLKTLNLGGCSILEEVHLSIGSLMTLVDLDLRNCSKLRTLPSSICNLIALEILTIAGCSSLEVLPIELGYIESLEVLNAWGLTVSTLPDSIGDLSNLVELRLSYNDNLKTLPDSICNLTSLEILDFRSCEKLVEVSDGLGNITSLSELRASNATQLKTIPDISQLSILTELDLSGCHHLLSIAELPSNLKWLNATSCTSLVRLPDLSNLKQLVMLNLNNCRSLTEIQGLERLASLKVLTLRGCNSSLLAYTLTEHFFQVFSGFGHIMDIMISSAEYPHWISQSSDLVKQMSFDLPPDASDNLQAIVFCFECGGTFKIDYFVKNTTSDFMWCNRTYAQNDNDSLMLIVPRSILSTTDAISRIEVKSNVEMIYGIHLLYKTEITMISADDSDVVNVEDEDSYHYE, encoded by the exons GTCTCAAGCTGATATCATCGATGAAGTTGTTGATAGGGTTTTACTTGCAATCAATCCCATGACATTGGATGTTGCCAAATATCCAGTTGGGTTGGATTGTCGTGTTAAAGCCATATCAACGCTGTTAAAAAGTGACACAGAAGGTGTCATTAGGATCGGTATACATGGTATGGGTGGAGTTGGTAAAACAACTCTTGCTAAAGCTGTGTATAACCAACACTGTCAACGATTTCAGGGCAGCTGCTTCTTAGCGAACGTTAGGGAGGCTTCAAGAACAGAACAAGGCCTAGTATGTTTACAAAAGCAACTTATTGGCGATGTTCTTAAACGTAACAACATTAACATTGGCAATGTTGACCAAGGAATTGAGTTGATAAGAGCCAGAATTTGTTCAAGAAAAGTCCTAATTGTTATTGATGATTTAGATGACCCAAAACCACTGGAAGTTTTGGAAGGATCATTTTCTCCAGGAAGCGTAATTATATTAACGACAAGAAATGAAGATCTGTTGGATTCACTGGAAGTGGAAGCCAAATACAAGGTGACTGAACTGGATGATGATCAGTCACTTCAACTTTTTGCACAGCATGCATTTGGAGATAATAAACTGTCCGAGAAATTCACAGAATTGTCTAAAGTTATTCTAAATCGTGCTGGAGGGCTTCCGTTAGCTCTTAAAATATTTGGCTCGAACATGGTTAACAAACCTGAGGAGGACTGGAAATGGTTCATCGACAGACTGAATCGTGCTCCCATTGACGATATAGAGAAAAAACTTTTGGTCAGCTTTGATGCTTTGAAACCGATTGATCCTGTGTTGCAGGAAATATTCCTGGATGTTGCGTATTTTTACATTGGACAGGAGATAGAACCGGTTGTTAAAATAATGGAAACTTGTTACACGTACGTTGATCGTAGTATTGACATTCTAAAGAAAAGGTGTATGATAACGATTGATGAGTATGGGATTTTGGGGATGCATGATCTGCTTCGGGATATGGGCAGGGAAATTGCACGCAACAACTCTCCTGAGGAGCCCGGAAAACATAGTAGATTGTGGGTACCAGAAGATATAGGCACTGTGTTGAAGAATCGTAAG GGGACAAAAACAATTCAAGGTATCATCTCGAACAATTTCAACTACAAGAATGAAGTGGAGGAAGTAACATTTACTGCGGAATCATTTCAAAAGATGAGTAAATTGAGATTTTTGTACCTCAATAACGTAAATCTCACTGGAAGCTTTGAACAGACATTTGAAGATTTGAGGTGGCTTTATTGGGAGTGTTGTCCTCTGACAAGCTTACCTTCTGAATTTTACCCCGAAAAACTGGTTACCCTTGAGTTGCCTCGTAGCAAAATAATAAGAATGTGGGAGCAAAACATG GATTTTGTAAAGTTGAAGACTCTAAACATGTCGAACTCTTCAAATTTAATTACAACACCAGATTTCACTAGATTACCGTATCTTAAAACTCTAAATCTTGGGGGCTGTAGTATTTTGGAGGAGGTCCACCTCTCAATTGGAAGTTTAATGACTCTTGTTGACTTGGATTTGCGGAATTGTTCTAAACTTAGAACTCTCCCAAGCAGTATTTGTAACTTGATAGCATTAGAAATTTTAACTATTGCTGGTTGCAGTAGTCTGGAAGTATTGCCTATAGAACTGGGGTACATTGAATCCCTTGAGGTGCTTAATGCATGGGGGCTAACTGTCTCAACGTTACCTGATTCTATCGGAGATCTAAGTAATCTGGTTGAGCTGAGATTATCATATAACGATAACCTTAAAACTCTTCCAGACAGCATTTGTAACCTCACATCACTGGAAATTCTAGATTTCCGTTCTTGTGAGAAGCTAGTAGAAGTGTCAGATGGACTTGGGAATATTACAAGCTTAAGCGAGCTACGTGCAAGTAATGCTACTCAATTAAAAACGATTCCTGATATTAGTCAGCTTTCAATTTTAACAGAACTTGATCTTAGTGGTTGTCATCATCTACTGTCCATCGCAGAACTTCCCTCTAATCTGAAATGGTTAAATGCAACCAGTTGTACATCTTTAGTAAGATTACCAGACCTATCCAATTTAAAACAGTTGGTGATGTTAAACCTCAACAATTGTAGAAGTTTGACGGAGATTCAAGGCTTGGAGCGACTTGCCTCTCTAAAAGTACTTACGTTGAGAGGTTGCAACTCTTCTCTTTTGGCATACACATTGACAGAGCACTTCTTTCAG GTATTTTCTGGTTTTGGGCATATAATGGATATTATGATTTCATCAGCAGAGTATCCACACTGGATTAgtcaatcaagtgacttggtgAAACAAATGTCATTCGATCTGCCTCCAGATGCGTCAGATAATCTCCAGGCGATTGTTTTTTGCTTTGAATGTGGGGGTACATTTAAAATTGATTATTTTGTTAAGAATACCACAAGCGATTTTATGTGGTGCAACCGTACTTATGCTCAGAATGACAATGATTCATTGATGCTAATAGTACCAAGATCAATCTTGTCAACCACAGATGCTATTAGCAGAATTGAAGTAAAATCAAATGTAGAAATGATTTATGGGATTCATCTGCTGTACAAAACGGAGATTACAATGATTAGCGCAGATGACAGCGACGTGGTCAATGTAGAAGATGAAGATAGCTACCATTATGAATGA
- the LOC141697183 gene encoding TMV resistance protein N-like isoform X1 — protein sequence MEHQFGSQHTHTTVEEVVACGQYRFRRVKLSQADIIDEVVDRVLLAINPMTLDVAKYPVGLDCRVKAISTLLKSDTEGVIRIGIHGMGGVGKTTLAKAVYNQHCQRFQGSCFLANVREASRTEQGLVCLQKQLIGDVLKRNNINIGNVDQGIELIRARICSRKVLIVIDDLDDPKPLEVLEGSFSPGSVIILTTRNEDLLDSLEVEAKYKVTELDDDQSLQLFAQHAFGDNKLSEKFTELSKVILNRAGGLPLALKIFGSNMVNKPEEDWKWFIDRLNRAPIDDIEKKLLVSFDALKPIDPVLQEIFLDVAYFYIGQEIEPVVKIMETCYTYVDRSIDILKKRCMITIDEYGILGMHDLLRDMGREIARNNSPEEPGKHSRLWVPEDIGTVLKNRKGTKTIQGIISNNFNYKNEVEEVTFTAESFQKMSKLRFLYLNNVNLTGSFEQTFEDLRWLYWECCPLTSLPSEFYPEKLVTLELPRSKIIRMWEQNMVSQDFVKLKTLNMSNSSNLITTPDFTRLPYLKTLNLGGCSILEEVHLSIGSLMTLVDLDLRNCSKLRTLPSSICNLIALEILTIAGCSSLEVLPIELGYIESLEVLNAWGLTVSTLPDSIGDLSNLVELRLSYNDNLKTLPDSICNLTSLEILDFRSCEKLVEVSDGLGNITSLSELRASNATQLKTIPDISQLSILTELDLSGCHHLLSIAELPSNLKWLNATSCTSLVRLPDLSNLKQLVMLNLNNCRSLTEIQGLERLASLKVLTLRGCNSSLLAYTLTEHFFQVFSGFGHIMDIMISSAEYPHWISQSSDLVKQMSFDLPPDASDNLQAIVFCFECGGTFKIDYFVKNTTSDFMWCNRTYAQNDNDSLMLIVPRSILSTTDAISRIEVKSNVEMIYGIHLLYKTEITMISADDSDVVNVEDEDSYHYE from the exons GTCTCAAGCTGATATCATCGATGAAGTTGTTGATAGGGTTTTACTTGCAATCAATCCCATGACATTGGATGTTGCCAAATATCCAGTTGGGTTGGATTGTCGTGTTAAAGCCATATCAACGCTGTTAAAAAGTGACACAGAAGGTGTCATTAGGATCGGTATACATGGTATGGGTGGAGTTGGTAAAACAACTCTTGCTAAAGCTGTGTATAACCAACACTGTCAACGATTTCAGGGCAGCTGCTTCTTAGCGAACGTTAGGGAGGCTTCAAGAACAGAACAAGGCCTAGTATGTTTACAAAAGCAACTTATTGGCGATGTTCTTAAACGTAACAACATTAACATTGGCAATGTTGACCAAGGAATTGAGTTGATAAGAGCCAGAATTTGTTCAAGAAAAGTCCTAATTGTTATTGATGATTTAGATGACCCAAAACCACTGGAAGTTTTGGAAGGATCATTTTCTCCAGGAAGCGTAATTATATTAACGACAAGAAATGAAGATCTGTTGGATTCACTGGAAGTGGAAGCCAAATACAAGGTGACTGAACTGGATGATGATCAGTCACTTCAACTTTTTGCACAGCATGCATTTGGAGATAATAAACTGTCCGAGAAATTCACAGAATTGTCTAAAGTTATTCTAAATCGTGCTGGAGGGCTTCCGTTAGCTCTTAAAATATTTGGCTCGAACATGGTTAACAAACCTGAGGAGGACTGGAAATGGTTCATCGACAGACTGAATCGTGCTCCCATTGACGATATAGAGAAAAAACTTTTGGTCAGCTTTGATGCTTTGAAACCGATTGATCCTGTGTTGCAGGAAATATTCCTGGATGTTGCGTATTTTTACATTGGACAGGAGATAGAACCGGTTGTTAAAATAATGGAAACTTGTTACACGTACGTTGATCGTAGTATTGACATTCTAAAGAAAAGGTGTATGATAACGATTGATGAGTATGGGATTTTGGGGATGCATGATCTGCTTCGGGATATGGGCAGGGAAATTGCACGCAACAACTCTCCTGAGGAGCCCGGAAAACATAGTAGATTGTGGGTACCAGAAGATATAGGCACTGTGTTGAAGAATCGTAAG GGGACAAAAACAATTCAAGGTATCATCTCGAACAATTTCAACTACAAGAATGAAGTGGAGGAAGTAACATTTACTGCGGAATCATTTCAAAAGATGAGTAAATTGAGATTTTTGTACCTCAATAACGTAAATCTCACTGGAAGCTTTGAACAGACATTTGAAGATTTGAGGTGGCTTTATTGGGAGTGTTGTCCTCTGACAAGCTTACCTTCTGAATTTTACCCCGAAAAACTGGTTACCCTTGAGTTGCCTCGTAGCAAAATAATAAGAATGTGGGAGCAAAACATG GTTTCGCAGGATTTTGTAAAGTTGAAGACTCTAAACATGTCGAACTCTTCAAATTTAATTACAACACCAGATTTCACTAGATTACCGTATCTTAAAACTCTAAATCTTGGGGGCTGTAGTATTTTGGAGGAGGTCCACCTCTCAATTGGAAGTTTAATGACTCTTGTTGACTTGGATTTGCGGAATTGTTCTAAACTTAGAACTCTCCCAAGCAGTATTTGTAACTTGATAGCATTAGAAATTTTAACTATTGCTGGTTGCAGTAGTCTGGAAGTATTGCCTATAGAACTGGGGTACATTGAATCCCTTGAGGTGCTTAATGCATGGGGGCTAACTGTCTCAACGTTACCTGATTCTATCGGAGATCTAAGTAATCTGGTTGAGCTGAGATTATCATATAACGATAACCTTAAAACTCTTCCAGACAGCATTTGTAACCTCACATCACTGGAAATTCTAGATTTCCGTTCTTGTGAGAAGCTAGTAGAAGTGTCAGATGGACTTGGGAATATTACAAGCTTAAGCGAGCTACGTGCAAGTAATGCTACTCAATTAAAAACGATTCCTGATATTAGTCAGCTTTCAATTTTAACAGAACTTGATCTTAGTGGTTGTCATCATCTACTGTCCATCGCAGAACTTCCCTCTAATCTGAAATGGTTAAATGCAACCAGTTGTACATCTTTAGTAAGATTACCAGACCTATCCAATTTAAAACAGTTGGTGATGTTAAACCTCAACAATTGTAGAAGTTTGACGGAGATTCAAGGCTTGGAGCGACTTGCCTCTCTAAAAGTACTTACGTTGAGAGGTTGCAACTCTTCTCTTTTGGCATACACATTGACAGAGCACTTCTTTCAG GTATTTTCTGGTTTTGGGCATATAATGGATATTATGATTTCATCAGCAGAGTATCCACACTGGATTAgtcaatcaagtgacttggtgAAACAAATGTCATTCGATCTGCCTCCAGATGCGTCAGATAATCTCCAGGCGATTGTTTTTTGCTTTGAATGTGGGGGTACATTTAAAATTGATTATTTTGTTAAGAATACCACAAGCGATTTTATGTGGTGCAACCGTACTTATGCTCAGAATGACAATGATTCATTGATGCTAATAGTACCAAGATCAATCTTGTCAACCACAGATGCTATTAGCAGAATTGAAGTAAAATCAAATGTAGAAATGATTTATGGGATTCATCTGCTGTACAAAACGGAGATTACAATGATTAGCGCAGATGACAGCGACGTGGTCAATGTAGAAGATGAAGATAGCTACCATTATGAATGA